CGAACCGTTCTTTGAAAGCGCGCTCGCCGACCACTAGGGCGCGATGATCTAAAGGCGGCGTTTCTGCGGAGTCCAATCGCCTGTCGCGCCCAAATCGCGCGGCAGGCGGGAATATGCTACGCACCACTGACGAATATTGGGTCAGATCACGCAAGGGTGAAGGCGAATTCCAGCCAATCGGGCCACTTCACATTCGAAATTCTGTAAAGTCGCCATATCTATAGATCGACCCGCCCAAAAAGGAGATCGCAATGCCCCCGCTTTTGATCACCCGACGCACACTGCTTGCCGGCGCTGCCAGTGGCCTCGCCATGCCCGCCCTTGCGCAAAACTTGTCCGCCACACGCACAATGCGCGGCGGTGCGAACAACTACCTGCCCAATGCGCCCCTTGTCGATAAAATTGGCGGCGGTGGTTTTTGGATGACCGGTACTGTGCGCCGTGCGGGGGATGGTGCGCCTTTAGCCAACCAACGTATTCAGGTCTGGGCCCATACGACCGAAGGTCATGAACGCGATCCGCAGAGCCATGGTGCGACCCTTAGCGATGCTGATGGCGTGTTCCGCTTGGAAATGCCGCAGATCGTGCCCGCCTTCGGGCAGGCGCATGGGCATCTGGCCTACGACAGCGGTGAATTCGAGACAGTGTTCCTACGCCCCGTCATGGCAAGGCCGACGGATACCAGTCTCAACGTCGATTTCGTTCTGACACCTGCCTAGACACTTATGACCCGTACCGTTGCCTTTTGGATCGGGCTTTTCTGCGCGGTCACGCTCCCGATTGCGGCGGCTGGGTTCAGTCCACTGCTGGCATGGCGTGACCCGATTTACATTATCGCCGGGTTCGCGGGCATAACCGCTATGGTGGGGCTTTTGCTGCAAACGCTGCTCGCATCCCGCGCGCTGCCAACCATTCATCCGATGACGCAACGCAAATTGCACCGGATCATGGGGGTTTTATTGGTCGCGGCTATCATCGCACATGTCGGGGGGCTTTGGATCACCAGCCCGCCTGACGTCATCGATGCGCTGCTGTTTGCCTCGCCCACTCCGTTTTCACTATGGGGTGTCATCGCAATGTGGGGGATATTCGCAACGGCCGCCTTCGCGGTTCTCAGGCGACGTCTTCGCCCGCGCACGTGGCAGCGTATTCACAAAACACTGGCGGTGATCATCGTGCTGACCACAGTGCTGCATGCCTATTTGATCGACGGGACAATGGAACCGATCACCAAAATCGGCCTCAGCTTAGTCCTGCTGTTCACCACGTACCGCGCGGTTTTCAAACAGGCGCGTTAATCCGCTTCGACAGTTTCGCACGCATCTGCTACCGAAGATCAGGGGCTGCGAAAGGCACATTTCATGCAAAAGAATACCATCATATCAATCTGCGAAATCGCGGGTTCCGTTCTTGCAATGGCCTATGCGCTGTTGATCGCATCGAACACCGGCAACGAAATCCTCGGGTTCTCGTTGTTGCTGATTTCTGCTCTGTTGTTCGCTGGCTGGGGGTTTCTCGACAAACGTTGGGCGTTCTTCGCGCTGCAGTTCTTCTATGCCGCGTCGGCCATCATCGGATTGATCCGCTGGGGCTGACTATTCTGCGGCCAATCTGCGTTCACTGGCGCCGATTGCCGCGATATCTGCGATGGCCCCGTTCAGAGCGGTCACAAAATCGTCGTAGCCTGCGTGCGGCGTCATTGTCTTTTCATCCATGTACAACGCACGATCAATTTCAACTTGAAGCGCATGTTGCCTGCGCGACGGCCGCCCGTAATGCTGCGTAATATAGGCCCCCGCAAACGGCATGTTACGGGCGACACGGAATCCGGCCTGCGAAAATGCAGCTTCGACTTTTTCGACGATAGACCCGGCAGCGGCAGCACCAAACCGATCCCCAAGAACGATGTGCGGACGCGCAGCACCGG
The Rhodobacteraceae bacterium S2214 genome window above contains:
- a CDS encoding ferric reductase-like transmembrane domain-containing protein: MTRTVAFWIGLFCAVTLPIAAAGFSPLLAWRDPIYIIAGFAGITAMVGLLLQTLLASRALPTIHPMTQRKLHRIMGVLLVAAIIAHVGGLWITSPPDVIDALLFASPTPFSLWGVIAMWGIFATAAFAVLRRRLRPRTWQRIHKTLAVIIVLTTVLHAYLIDGTMEPITKIGLSLVLLFTTYRAVFKQAR
- a CDS encoding twin-arginine translocation pathway signal, whose amino-acid sequence is MPPLLITRRTLLAGAASGLAMPALAQNLSATRTMRGGANNYLPNAPLVDKIGGGGFWMTGTVRRAGDGAPLANQRIQVWAHTTEGHERDPQSHGATLSDADGVFRLEMPQIVPAFGQAHGHLAYDSGEFETVFLRPVMARPTDTSLNVDFVLTPA